One window of Prochlorococcus marinus XMU1405 genomic DNA carries:
- a CDS encoding o-succinylbenzoate synthase, producing MNLIFKKKSYSFKLSTKVENSKTTYLTKLGWIIKLTSNDKKIGFGEVSPLLEEDLKKCAKQLNMIPENVEVLNLSEQINIFHPCIQSAINSALAEINGKIIFKENYAFDEIDKTAILLKSKNVISELNEIKKKQSNIGKSLTIKWKVALRDNHEEEANLEEILSQIGNNIYLRIDANGSWERKIANRWADILKDNKNIDWIEQPLCVDDIEGMKKLNKKIPIALDESLLKFPTLIDEWKGWQIRRPSQENNPVKLLRELEHKKALISISTSFETGIGKRWLYHLSSLQLQGPTPKVPGLAMNKFPNSFLFLNDSKKIWDQL from the coding sequence ATGAACTTAATATTTAAAAAAAAATCTTATAGCTTTAAGTTATCCACAAAAGTAGAAAATTCTAAAACGACTTATCTTACAAAACTTGGTTGGATAATTAAATTAACAAGTAATGATAAAAAAATTGGGTTTGGAGAAGTTTCACCACTTCTAGAAGAAGACTTAAAAAAATGTGCAAAACAACTAAATATGATCCCTGAGAATGTAGAAGTATTAAATTTATCTGAGCAAATAAATATTTTTCACCCATGCATTCAATCTGCAATAAATTCTGCATTAGCTGAGATAAATGGAAAAATAATTTTTAAAGAAAACTATGCCTTTGATGAAATTGATAAAACAGCCATACTTTTAAAGTCTAAAAATGTAATTTCAGAGCTAAATGAAATTAAAAAAAAACAATCTAATATTGGAAAATCATTAACCATAAAATGGAAAGTAGCATTAAGAGATAACCATGAGGAAGAAGCAAATTTAGAAGAAATTTTAAGCCAAATAGGTAATAATATTTATTTGAGAATAGATGCTAATGGTTCTTGGGAGAGAAAGATAGCCAATAGATGGGCTGATATTTTGAAAGATAATAAAAATATAGATTGGATAGAACAACCTCTCTGTGTTGACGATATTGAAGGAATGAAAAAACTTAACAAAAAAATTCCAATAGCCTTAGATGAATCACTTTTAAAATTTCCAACTTTGATTGATGAGTGGAAGGGTTGGCAAATTCGAAGGCCCTCTCAAGAAAATAATCCAGTTAAGCTTTTAAGAGAATTAGAACATAAAAAAGCTTTAATATCTATAAGTACATCATTTGAAACTGGAATAGGTAAGAGATGGCTTTATCATTTATCGTCTTTACAATTACAAGGACCAACTCCAAAAGTTCCTGGTTTAGCAATGAATAAATTCCCTAATTCGTTTCTATTTTTAAATGACTCAAAAAAAATATGGGATCAATTATGA
- the menA gene encoding 2-carboxy-1,4-naphthoquinone phytyltransferase produces MDEDKKKLWKQAIKWPLYSVAILPVLITGAYILNQYEKVKIYNLIAFTLAAIFILLWENLTNDLFDAETGIDEFKFHSIVNLIKNKKIISFIAYSSLVIGLIIISIISLSTSINILILVASCCFLGYLYQGPPFRFGYQGLGEPLCWLAFGPFAYSAVLIALNPFNIYFEDIPWKISLLLGSGPSLATTLVLFCSHFHQISEDKKHGKNSPLVRLGAKKGSQFVPCIIFTIYIFQLLTIITGFIPVFCILYLISFPQAIILINLLRSSYKKPSAIKNSKFVAIKFQTLNGVGLITGLIFNYLINK; encoded by the coding sequence ATGGACGAAGATAAAAAAAAATTATGGAAACAAGCGATAAAATGGCCTCTTTATTCTGTTGCCATACTTCCGGTTTTAATAACAGGGGCTTATATACTCAATCAATATGAGAAGGTAAAAATTTATAATTTGATTGCATTTACTTTAGCTGCAATTTTTATATTACTTTGGGAAAACCTAACTAATGATTTATTCGACGCAGAAACAGGAATCGATGAATTTAAATTCCATTCAATTGTAAATCTTATAAAAAATAAAAAAATAATTTCATTTATTGCATATTCATCTTTAGTTATTGGTTTAATAATAATTTCAATTATTTCATTATCAACAAGTATAAACATTTTGATTTTGGTAGCATCTTGCTGCTTCTTAGGATATTTATATCAAGGACCTCCTTTTAGATTTGGCTATCAAGGTTTAGGAGAACCATTATGCTGGCTTGCATTTGGACCTTTTGCCTACTCCGCAGTCTTAATTGCATTAAATCCTTTTAATATTTACTTCGAAGATATTCCCTGGAAAATTTCTTTATTACTTGGATCAGGACCTTCATTAGCAACAACTCTTGTATTATTTTGTTCTCATTTTCATCAAATTTCTGAAGATAAAAAGCATGGGAAAAATTCACCTTTAGTTCGCCTAGGAGCAAAAAAAGGTTCTCAATTTGTGCCTTGTATAATTTTTACAATATATATTTTTCAACTTTTAACTATAATTACTGGATTTATTCCAGTGTTTTGTATCCTTTATTTGATTAGTTTTCCTCAAGCAATAATACTTATAAATTTATTAAGATCTTCATATAAAAAACCTTCTGCAATAAAAAATTCCAAATTCGTCGCAATAAAATTTCAAACTCTTAATGGAGTTGGCTTAATCACAGGATTAATCTTTAATTATTTGATTAATAAATGA
- a CDS encoding AMP-binding protein: protein MKNKIYTIEVENNEPQSVEKIIEKIRENKIIYVKSKFYEDKYVLDAITENGPAIILNSSGSSGTPRQCFHHLDNLKLSAAASGQWLIEQGFELQNCLILNTLPLNHISGLMSIFRSQTWGCDCINISPNFIKNTRKLLLFTIKSKKNKKHLITSLVPTQLQRLLAQKDGISWLKIFDLIWVGGASISDETAGQCIQEKIKLAPCYGSTETSAMVTSLKPKEFLMGFKNVGEILPDTKIRINEQGLIEIKSARIGIEIIDSSKTKNFKNKNGWWCTGDLGEINQINNSLYLNFLGRSDNAFNSGGEIVFPKVIESRLNDFIMKENIPINKFNISKVSNKLWGNKIEVIVEFRELTNNKNIEIYLNLLKKFSQSWPKHEKPEKWIVKSKNTITEKINYKFKK from the coding sequence ATGAAAAATAAAATTTATACTATTGAAGTTGAAAATAACGAACCTCAATCTGTAGAGAAAATTATTGAAAAAATTAGAGAGAATAAAATTATTTATGTAAAAAGCAAATTTTATGAAGACAAATATGTATTAGATGCAATTACTGAAAATGGACCGGCAATTATCTTAAACAGTAGTGGGAGTTCTGGAACACCAAGACAATGTTTTCACCATTTAGATAATCTTAAATTATCTGCAGCTGCATCGGGTCAATGGCTAATAGAGCAAGGATTTGAATTGCAAAACTGCTTAATTTTAAATACTTTACCCCTGAACCATATAAGTGGATTAATGTCAATTTTTAGAAGTCAAACTTGGGGATGTGATTGTATTAATATTTCTCCAAATTTTATAAAAAACACTCGAAAACTTTTACTTTTTACAATTAAATCTAAAAAAAACAAAAAACACTTGATTACGTCATTAGTACCTACGCAATTACAAAGACTTTTAGCACAAAAAGATGGAATTAGTTGGCTAAAAATTTTTGATCTAATTTGGGTCGGTGGAGCTTCAATTTCAGACGAAACTGCAGGACAATGTATACAAGAAAAAATAAAATTAGCTCCTTGTTACGGCTCAACTGAGACTTCGGCAATGGTTACGAGTTTAAAACCAAAAGAATTCTTAATGGGTTTTAAAAATGTTGGAGAAATACTACCTGATACAAAAATAAGAATTAACGAACAAGGATTAATCGAAATTAAATCAGCCAGAATTGGAATCGAAATAATAGACTCTTCAAAAACGAAAAATTTCAAAAATAAAAATGGGTGGTGGTGCACCGGTGATTTAGGTGAAATTAATCAAATCAATAATTCTTTATATTTAAACTTTCTTGGAAGAAGTGATAACGCATTTAATTCAGGAGGAGAAATCGTTTTTCCAAAAGTAATTGAATCTAGATTAAATGATTTCATTATGAAAGAAAATATCCCAATTAATAAATTCAATATTTCAAAAGTATCTAACAAATTATGGGGAAATAAAATTGAAGTAATTGTTGAATTTAGAGAACTTACAAATAATAAAAATATTGAAATTTATTTAAATTTATTAAAAAAATTTTCTCAAAGTTGGCCTAAACATGAAAAGCCTGAAAAGTGGATTGTTAAAAGCAAAAATACCATTACAGAAAAAATAAACTATAAATTTAAAAAATAA
- a CDS encoding NAD(P)H-quinone oxidoreductase subunit H, with translation MAQLETRTEPMVVNFGPHHPSMHGVLRLVVTLDGENVIDCEPVIGYLHRGMEKIAENRTNVMYVPYVSRMDYAAGMFYEAIVVNAPERLANIPVPKRASYIRVLMLELNRIANHLLWLGPFLADVGAQTPFFYIFREREMIYDLWEAATGQRLINNNFFRIGGVACDLPYGWLEKCIDFCDWFGPKIDEYEKLITNNPIFRKRIEGLGTIQRDQAINWSLSGPMLRASGVSWDLRKVDSYECYDDFDWQIASEKEGDCYARYRVRVEEMRQSLSIIRQACKMIPGGPTENLEAQRMATEDKKSEIFGIDYQYVAKKVAPTFKIPNGELYTRLESGKGEIGVFIQGNNEVTPWRFKIRAADLNNLQILPHILKGAKIADIMAILGSIDVIMGSVDR, from the coding sequence ATGGCTCAGCTAGAGACTAGAACAGAACCAATGGTGGTCAATTTTGGCCCTCACCATCCCTCAATGCATGGGGTTTTAAGGTTAGTTGTAACTCTTGATGGTGAGAATGTCATTGATTGTGAGCCGGTAATTGGATATTTACATAGAGGAATGGAAAAGATAGCTGAAAATAGGACAAATGTAATGTATGTCCCTTATGTAAGCAGAATGGATTATGCCGCAGGAATGTTTTATGAAGCTATTGTAGTAAATGCTCCTGAGAGATTAGCTAATATTCCAGTTCCCAAAAGAGCTAGTTACATCAGAGTTCTCATGCTCGAACTAAATCGTATTGCTAATCATCTTTTATGGCTTGGTCCCTTTTTAGCAGATGTAGGTGCTCAAACTCCATTTTTCTATATTTTTAGAGAAAGAGAGATGATCTATGATCTCTGGGAAGCTGCTACTGGACAAAGACTAATAAATAATAATTTCTTTAGAATAGGTGGAGTAGCATGTGATCTACCATATGGATGGTTAGAAAAATGTATAGACTTTTGCGATTGGTTCGGTCCTAAGATAGATGAATACGAAAAATTAATAACAAATAATCCAATTTTTAGAAAAAGAATTGAAGGTCTTGGAACAATACAAAGAGACCAGGCAATTAATTGGTCTTTGTCTGGGCCAATGCTAAGAGCTTCTGGGGTTTCCTGGGATTTAAGGAAAGTCGATAGTTATGAATGTTATGACGATTTTGATTGGCAGATTGCTTCTGAAAAAGAAGGAGATTGTTATGCGAGATATCGAGTAAGAGTTGAAGAGATGAGACAATCACTAAGCATCATTCGCCAAGCCTGCAAAATGATTCCAGGAGGTCCAACAGAAAATTTAGAAGCTCAAAGAATGGCGACTGAAGATAAGAAAAGTGAAATATTCGGTATTGACTATCAATATGTAGCTAAGAAAGTTGCTCCAACTTTTAAAATTCCTAACGGAGAATTATATACAAGATTAGAGTCCGGCAAAGGAGAAATAGGTGTATTTATTCAAGGAAATAATGAAGTTACCCCATGGAGATTTAAAATCAGAGCAGCTGATTTAAATAATCTGCAAATATTGCCTCATATTCTTAAAGGTGCCAAAATCGCTGATATTATGGCAATCCTTGGTTCAATAGATGTCATTATGGGATCTGTTGATAGATAA
- a CDS encoding acyl-CoA thioesterase, with protein MKPADWLILQKKVRFGDCDSAGVIHFHNLLKWSHEAWEESIEIYGIPYQDIFPDFSTRKSQIIFPIVNCEANFLAPIKIGDFLKVKIAPHKINTYLFQVNSFFIKNGNKVAEGKIIHCSLDVDSRNKIELPDQLERWIEASNVSINLKEC; from the coding sequence ATGAAACCCGCTGATTGGTTAATATTGCAGAAGAAGGTAAGATTTGGTGATTGTGATTCTGCAGGTGTAATTCATTTTCATAACTTATTAAAATGGTCGCACGAAGCTTGGGAAGAAAGTATTGAAATTTATGGGATCCCTTATCAAGATATTTTTCCAGATTTTTCTACACGTAAAAGTCAAATTATTTTTCCCATAGTTAATTGTGAAGCAAATTTTCTTGCTCCTATAAAAATTGGAGATTTCTTAAAAGTAAAAATTGCCCCTCATAAAATTAATACTTATTTGTTCCAAGTAAATAGCTTTTTTATAAAAAACGGAAATAAAGTAGCCGAAGGGAAAATTATACATTGTTCTTTAGATGTTGATTCAAGAAATAAAATTGAACTTCCCGATCAGTTAGAAAGATGGATAGAGGCTTCAAATGTGAGTATAAATTTAAAAGAATGCTAA
- the cysC gene encoding adenylyl-sulfate kinase produces the protein MKEQDQTKSTNIKWHNLTIDREKLEKMRGHKGMVIWFTGLSGSGKSTLANALNEVLHLDGFSTYVLDGDNIRHGLCKDLGFSDEDREENIRRIGEVANLFMNAGIITITAFVSPFISDRDKVRKIIGSSDFIEVYCAADIKVCENRDTKGLYKKARLGEIKEFTGISSPYEAPHNPEIVVDTGSLDLNDSVEKVVNYLKTENFLNKAQ, from the coding sequence ATGAAAGAACAAGATCAAACAAAGTCAACCAATATAAAGTGGCACAATTTAACTATTGATAGAGAAAAGTTAGAGAAAATGAGAGGTCATAAAGGTATGGTTATCTGGTTTACAGGTTTATCTGGTTCTGGTAAAAGTACTTTGGCCAACGCTTTAAATGAAGTTTTACACTTAGATGGTTTTTCGACTTATGTGTTGGATGGAGATAATATTAGACACGGTTTATGTAAAGATCTTGGGTTTTCGGATGAAGATAGAGAAGAAAATATAAGAAGAATTGGAGAAGTTGCGAATTTATTTATGAATGCTGGGATAATAACTATTACAGCATTCGTTTCGCCATTTATTAGCGATAGAGATAAGGTTCGAAAAATTATTGGATCTAGTGATTTTATTGAAGTTTATTGTGCTGCTGATATTAAAGTTTGCGAAAATAGGGATACTAAAGGTCTGTATAAGAAAGCTCGTTTGGGTGAAATCAAAGAATTTACAGGGATTTCTAGTCCATATGAAGCTCCTCATAATCCAGAAATTGTTGTTGATACAGGTTCGTTAGATTTAAATGATTCCGTTGAAAAAGTTGTTAACTACCTTAAAACAGAAAACTTTCTTAACAAGGCCCAATAG
- the rsmH gene encoding 16S rRNA (cytosine(1402)-N(4))-methyltransferase RsmH, translating to MQNDLSDSSFFNHKSVMTDEIMASLEHYPLIHNNRLKGIDATLGGGGHSYQLLRKYSDLHIIGLDQDPFARKSASKKLDEFKNRIDIRASNFADFVPKEKVSFVIADLGVNSNQIDDPKRGFSFQKDGPLDMRMNPFLDVDAEKLVEALNEKDLANLIYKYGEERLSRKIARKIKLDLKENGKYSGTKELAYSIAGCFPPKQRHKKIHPATRTFQALRIAVNKEIEVLEKFLQVVPEWLLPGGIISIISFHSLEDRLVKSCFKNDQRLKNLTKKPITPSEQEVEQNKRARSAKLRIAQLN from the coding sequence ATGCAAAATGACCTATCTGATTCATCTTTTTTCAATCATAAATCAGTTATGACAGATGAGATTATGGCCTCATTAGAGCATTACCCACTGATACATAACAATCGACTTAAGGGAATAGACGCAACTTTAGGCGGAGGCGGGCACTCTTATCAATTATTGAGAAAATATTCTGATTTACATATAATTGGACTTGATCAAGATCCATTCGCGAGAAAATCAGCATCAAAAAAACTTGATGAGTTTAAAAATAGGATTGATATAAGGGCTTCAAATTTTGCGGATTTTGTACCAAAAGAAAAAGTTTCTTTTGTGATTGCAGATCTTGGAGTAAATAGTAACCAAATTGATGACCCTAAAAGAGGATTTAGTTTCCAAAAAGATGGTCCACTTGATATGCGCATGAATCCTTTTCTTGATGTTGATGCAGAAAAATTAGTTGAGGCTTTAAATGAAAAAGATCTAGCTAATCTAATATATAAATACGGAGAGGAGAGATTATCAAGAAAGATTGCTAGGAAAATAAAATTGGATTTGAAGGAAAATGGGAAATATTCTGGAACAAAAGAGTTAGCTTATTCTATTGCAGGCTGCTTCCCACCAAAACAAAGACATAAAAAAATACATCCAGCAACAAGAACATTTCAAGCACTAAGAATTGCTGTTAATAAAGAAATTGAAGTATTAGAAAAATTTTTGCAAGTTGTACCTGAATGGCTTTTGCCAGGGGGTATTATTTCTATTATTAGCTTTCATTCCCTTGAGGATAGGTTGGTAAAAAGTTGTTTTAAGAATGATCAAAGACTAAAAAACCTGACAAAAAAGCCAATAACTCCTTCCGAACAAGAAGTTGAACAAAATAAAAGAGCTAGAAGTGCAAAATTAAGAATTGCTCAATTAAACTAA
- the purE gene encoding 5-(carboxyamino)imidazole ribonucleotide mutase has protein sequence MSELNSKDVYKIAVVMGSDSDLKTLKPAIDILREFGIKTEICILSAHRTPFEMMEYAKNAESENIKVIIAGAGGAAHLPGMLASITCIPVIGVPVESKTLKGIDSLLSIVQMPAGIPVATVAINGGQNAGLLAIEMISLFDESIKKTLKEFRENLHTQVRTKNSKLSAIGPDNYLQNK, from the coding sequence TTGTCAGAATTGAATTCTAAAGATGTTTATAAAATTGCTGTCGTAATGGGTAGTGATTCAGATCTAAAAACATTGAAACCAGCCATTGATATTTTAAGAGAATTTGGAATAAAAACTGAAATTTGTATACTTTCTGCCCATCGAACACCTTTTGAAATGATGGAATATGCAAAAAATGCAGAATCAGAAAACATAAAAGTAATAATTGCCGGTGCTGGTGGTGCTGCTCATCTTCCAGGAATGCTGGCATCCATAACTTGCATTCCTGTAATTGGAGTACCAGTAGAGAGTAAGACACTTAAGGGGATTGACTCTCTTTTATCAATCGTTCAAATGCCCGCTGGAATTCCAGTCGCAACAGTTGCAATTAATGGAGGTCAGAATGCTGGATTATTGGCAATAGAGATGATCAGTTTATTTGATGAATCCATAAAGAAAACTTTAAAAGAATTCAGAGAAAATCTTCATACACAGGTAAGAACAAAAAATAGTAAGTTATCAGCTATTGGACCTGACAATTATCTTCAAAATAAATGA
- a CDS encoding cysteine desulfurase family protein, giving the protein MLSTPILLDYQSSTPCSKDVVDSMKPFWSEIFSNPASKSNLAGINASAILEASREKIEQNLFLKNKKVIFTSGATESNNLALLGFARDYYKKTGNYGHIITLKTEHKAVLEPLNQLKNEGFLVTEINPEKDGLISEEQFKKNIREDTFLVSIMLANNEIGVIQPIESISMICKSKGITFHSDFAQCLGYIELDNLLSDVNMITMSSHKIYGPKGIGLLLIDEEINLEPLIVGGGQEYGLRSGTLPLPLIVGFAKAIEIAVFNQKNNAEKLLFYRNNLLEGLLENNSGLLINGSIEKRLPHNLNLTILDLNGAKFHKLLKSKIVCSSGSACSNGEPSHVLLALGRSFKEAESSIRLSIGLSTNSREIKQAIQILTHIIKSLR; this is encoded by the coding sequence ATGCTATCAACTCCCATACTACTAGACTATCAATCTTCGACTCCTTGCTCTAAAGATGTTGTTGATTCTATGAAACCTTTTTGGAGTGAGATATTTTCTAACCCCGCAAGCAAATCTAATTTGGCGGGGATTAACGCAAGCGCTATATTGGAAGCCTCAAGAGAAAAAATAGAACAAAATTTATTTCTTAAGAATAAAAAAGTTATTTTTACAAGTGGGGCAACTGAATCTAATAACTTAGCCCTATTAGGTTTTGCTAGAGATTACTATAAAAAAACAGGAAATTATGGACATATTATTACCTTAAAAACAGAGCATAAAGCTGTTTTAGAGCCCCTAAACCAACTAAAAAATGAGGGATTTTTGGTTACAGAAATTAATCCTGAGAAAGATGGCTTAATTTCAGAAGAACAATTCAAAAAAAATATAAGAGAGGATACATTCCTGGTTAGTATAATGCTGGCAAATAACGAAATTGGAGTTATACAGCCAATAGAGAGTATTTCAATGATATGTAAATCGAAAGGAATAACTTTTCACTCTGATTTCGCACAATGTTTAGGTTATATCGAGTTAGACAATCTTTTATCAGATGTAAATATGATAACGATGAGTTCTCACAAAATATATGGTCCTAAAGGGATAGGACTTCTTTTGATAGATGAAGAAATTAATCTTGAGCCTTTAATTGTTGGAGGAGGTCAGGAATATGGTCTCAGGTCTGGTACATTACCTCTTCCGTTAATAGTTGGCTTTGCTAAAGCAATAGAGATAGCAGTTTTTAATCAAAAAAATAATGCTGAGAAATTACTTTTTTACAGAAATAATCTTTTAGAGGGTTTGTTAGAAAATAATTCTGGTTTATTAATTAATGGCTCAATAGAAAAAAGATTACCTCACAATTTAAATTTGACTATATTGGATTTAAACGGAGCGAAGTTTCATAAACTTTTAAAATCGAAAATAGTTTGTTCTAGTGGATCTGCATGCAGTAATGGTGAACCATCTCATGTTTTACTAGCCTTAGGCAGATCTTTTAAAGAAGCAGAATCTTCAATAAGGTTAAGTATTGGATTAAGCACTAATTCAAGAGAAATAAAACAAGCAATACAAATTCTTACACATATAATCAAATCATTACGTTAA
- the bchM gene encoding magnesium protoporphyrin IX methyltransferase, translating into MTSNKIIEKSEVREYFNGTGFERWNKIYSKSDEINTVQKNIRKGHQKTVDDVVSYIKDYPELTKKSYCDAGCGVGSLSIPLLRLGIKELQVSDISSEMIKETKKRINTLGLNQGKIKYEVCDLEKLKGLFDVVVCLDVFIHYPQPVAEEMVQHLCDLSKEKLIVSFAPYTPVLAVLKNIGKLFPGPSKTTRAYTLKENGIINAAKERGFKVVKKKLNKAPFYFSKLIEFEKI; encoded by the coding sequence ATGACGTCAAATAAGATTATCGAAAAAAGTGAAGTTAGGGAGTATTTTAATGGAACTGGCTTTGAAAGATGGAATAAAATTTATAGCAAATCTGATGAAATTAATACAGTTCAGAAAAATATTAGGAAAGGACATCAAAAAACTGTAGATGATGTAGTCTCATACATCAAAGATTATCCTGAACTAACAAAAAAAAGTTATTGTGATGCAGGATGTGGTGTAGGAAGTCTTTCCATACCTTTACTAAGACTTGGTATAAAAGAATTACAGGTGAGCGATATATCTTCTGAAATGATTAAAGAAACAAAGAAACGCATTAATACATTAGGATTGAATCAAGGCAAAATCAAATATGAAGTCTGTGATTTGGAAAAATTAAAAGGACTATTTGATGTTGTGGTTTGTTTGGACGTATTTATTCATTATCCTCAACCGGTCGCAGAAGAAATGGTCCAGCATCTATGCGATTTAAGCAAAGAAAAACTAATCGTTAGCTTTGCTCCTTATACTCCTGTTCTTGCTGTTCTAAAAAATATTGGGAAATTATTTCCTGGGCCAAGTAAAACTACAAGAGCATATACATTGAAAGAAAATGGTATTATTAATGCTGCTAAAGAAAGAGGATTTAAAGTGGTTAAAAAGAAATTAAATAAAGCTCCTTTTTATTTTTCAAAACTAATTGAATTTGAAAAAATTTAA
- a CDS encoding response regulator transcription factor codes for MNELNRINNEPIRKSRILLVDDEPGLRTAVKTFLEDEGFEIFIAVDGEDGWEKAQTIFPDLIISDIMMPRANGYALLEKIREDEKLGGTPVIFLTAKGMTLDRTEGYLAGVDDYISKPFDPDELAARVKNVIKRQERLLKEAARFADIDVSKMAKQITEIKSMLTDQNPINSENKINIPTFTPREASVLQLVAEGLMNKEIARQLETSIRNVEKYVSRLFIKTGTSSRTELVRYALENHLVK; via the coding sequence ATGAATGAACTTAATCGAATAAATAATGAACCGATACGAAAATCAAGAATTTTATTAGTTGATGATGAGCCTGGTTTAAGAACAGCTGTTAAAACCTTTCTAGAAGATGAAGGCTTTGAAATATTTATTGCAGTTGATGGAGAGGATGGATGGGAAAAGGCGCAAACAATTTTTCCCGATTTGATAATTAGCGACATTATGATGCCCCGAGCTAACGGTTATGCTTTATTAGAAAAAATTAGAGAGGATGAAAAATTAGGAGGAACTCCAGTTATTTTTCTGACAGCAAAAGGAATGACCCTCGACAGAACAGAAGGCTATCTTGCAGGAGTTGATGATTATATTTCCAAACCTTTCGACCCCGATGAATTAGCTGCAAGAGTTAAAAATGTAATTAAGAGACAAGAACGTTTACTAAAAGAAGCGGCACGATTCGCAGATATTGATGTAAGCAAAATGGCTAAACAAATTACTGAAATAAAATCTATGCTCACAGACCAAAATCCAATTAATTCAGAAAATAAAATAAATATTCCTACTTTTACTCCAAGAGAAGCAAGTGTACTTCAACTAGTAGCAGAGGGCCTGATGAACAAGGAAATTGCAAGACAGCTGGAAACATCTATTAGAAATGTTGAGAAATATGTAAGTAGACTTTTTATCAAGACAGGTACATCTAGCCGAACCGAATTAGTTCGTTATGCACTTGAAAATCATTTAGTAAAATAA